Proteins from one Romboutsia sp. CE17 genomic window:
- the glyS gene encoding glycine--tRNA ligase subunit beta → MNNYLLFEVGVEELPSRFVSSTLEQIKSNLTKLFNENRIIFDDIETYGTPRRLAFIVKGISEKQSNLEEEVKGPSKKIAVDADGNFTKPALGFIKSKGLKEEDVYFKQVGKDEYIFGTIKQEGIETSEVLKVVLPEAIKSVTFPKAMRWGGKNMRFARPIRWMVTLLNDEVLEINLEGIISSNVTKGHRFLGEKEFEVNSLEDYYAKLEENYVILDQNKRKELIKDQCIEVAKYLGGEVEFDEDLLEEITHLVEYPTAFYGEFDKAYANLPKEVVTTPMKEHQRYFPVVKDGKLLPNFIAVRNGNDYKIEVVKAGNEKVLVARLEDALFFYNEDTKKNLESYVEKLKTVVFQAKLGTVYDKSLRIEKLSADILEALNLNDIKEDTLRAAKLCKADLVTNMVFEFTELQGIMGREYAKVGGENEVVSEAIFEHYLPRFAGDMLPETKSGMALSIADKLDSIAGFFAIGIQPTGSQDPYALRRQALGVLSILMDKKLDVNLKDLVKYALDNYSNLEFNKEEVCAQIMEFFRERIKNLFRDLGIRYDVIEAVLNSEINDIHDMHTRAVELNKWLSTEGLVEMLTAFNRVSTLAQKANSSEINENLLKEDAEKELYNGFKGIKVTVEELLKDKKYSEALDAFASLRPLVDNMFDNVMVMDKDEAIKENRLALLKQICDTMLSICDLSKIVYK, encoded by the coding sequence ATGAATAATTATCTTTTATTTGAAGTAGGGGTGGAAGAATTACCATCGAGATTTGTTAGTAGTACTTTAGAACAAATAAAAAGTAATTTAACAAAATTATTTAATGAAAATAGAATAATTTTTGATGATATAGAAACATATGGAACACCAAGAAGATTAGCATTTATAGTAAAAGGTATAAGCGAAAAGCAAAGTAATTTAGAAGAAGAAGTAAAAGGTCCATCTAAGAAGATTGCAGTAGATGCAGATGGAAACTTTACAAAACCAGCTTTAGGATTTATAAAAAGTAAAGGTTTAAAAGAAGAAGACGTATACTTTAAGCAAGTAGGAAAAGATGAATATATATTTGGTACTATAAAGCAAGAAGGTATAGAAACTAGTGAGGTTCTAAAAGTTGTATTACCAGAAGCTATAAAAAGTGTAACATTCCCTAAAGCAATGCGTTGGGGCGGAAAAAATATGAGGTTTGCTAGACCTATAAGATGGATGGTTACTTTATTAAATGATGAAGTGCTTGAAATTAACTTAGAAGGTATAATATCGTCAAATGTTACTAAGGGACACAGATTCTTAGGAGAAAAAGAATTTGAAGTAAATTCTTTAGAAGATTACTATGCTAAGTTAGAAGAAAACTATGTAATTTTAGACCAAAATAAAAGAAAAGAACTTATAAAAGATCAGTGTATAGAAGTTGCTAAATATTTAGGTGGAGAAGTTGAGTTTGATGAAGATTTATTAGAAGAGATAACTCACTTAGTAGAATATCCAACTGCATTTTATGGTGAGTTTGACAAAGCCTATGCAAATCTTCCAAAAGAAGTTGTTACAACTCCTATGAAAGAACATCAGAGATATTTCCCAGTTGTAAAAGATGGTAAATTATTACCAAACTTTATAGCAGTTAGAAACGGAAATGATTACAAAATAGAAGTAGTTAAAGCTGGTAATGAGAAAGTTTTAGTTGCAAGACTTGAAGATGCTTTATTCTTCTATAATGAAGATACTAAGAAAAATTTAGAAAGTTACGTAGAGAAATTAAAAACTGTTGTATTCCAAGCTAAACTAGGAACAGTTTATGATAAGAGTTTAAGAATAGAAAAATTAAGTGCAGATATATTAGAAGCACTAAATTTAAATGATATAAAAGAGGATACATTAAGAGCTGCCAAATTATGTAAGGCAGATTTAGTTACTAACATGGTATTTGAATTTACTGAGTTACAAGGTATAATGGGGAGAGAATATGCTAAGGTTGGTGGAGAAAATGAAGTTGTAAGCGAAGCTATATTCGAACATTATCTACCAAGATTTGCAGGAGATATGCTTCCTGAAACTAAGTCAGGTATGGCATTATCTATAGCAGATAAGCTAGACTCAATTGCTGGATTTTTTGCAATTGGAATTCAACCAACAGGATCTCAAGATCCATATGCATTAAGACGTCAAGCTTTAGGTGTATTAAGTATATTAATGGACAAGAAGTTAGATGTAAACTTAAAAGATCTGGTTAAGTATGCGCTAGATAATTATAGTAACTTAGAGTTTAATAAAGAAGAAGTATGCGCTCAAATAATGGAATTCTTTAGAGAAAGAATCAAAAATCTATTTAGGGATTTAGGTATAAGATATGACGTTATAGAAGCTGTATTAAACTCAGAAATAAATGATATACATGATATGCATACTAGAGCAGTTGAATTAAATAAATGGCTATCAACTGAAGGTCTAGTTGAAATGTTAACTGCATTTAATAGGGTATCTACATTAGCACAAAAAGCAAATTCGTCAGAAATTAATGAAAATTTATTAAAAGAAGATGCTGAAAAAGAATTATATAATGGATTTAAGGGAATTAAAGTAACAGTAGAAGAATTATTGAAAGATAAAAAGTATAGTGAAGCTTTAGATGCATTTGCATCACTAAGACCATTAGTTGATAATATGTTTGATAATGTTATGGTAATGGACAAAGATGAGGCTATAAAAGAGAATAGATTAGCTTTATTAAAGCAAATCTGCGATACAATGCTTTCTATATGTGACTTATCTAAGATAGTTTATAAATAA
- a CDS encoding helix-turn-helix transcriptional regulator — protein sequence MIIIQLNQRQLKIIDIVKENEPITSESIAASLNVTRATLRSDLAILTMTGILDARPKVGYFYSGVSDLNLVGNGIKDKKAEDIMSMPVIVKQDISIYDVIVNMFLSDVGSIFITDDNENLCGVVSRKDLLKATIGGSDINRIPIGMIMTRTPNVITANRDEDILLVIKKIIEHEVDSLPVVENNEDGMKLRVVGRISKTSITKLFLEMLDN from the coding sequence GTGATTATTATTCAACTTAATCAAAGACAGTTAAAGATAATCGATATCGTCAAAGAAAATGAACCTATAACTAGTGAAAGTATTGCTGCAAGTTTGAATGTGACACGTGCTACACTAAGATCAGATTTAGCAATATTAACTATGACTGGAATATTAGATGCAAGACCTAAGGTGGGATATTTTTACTCAGGTGTAAGTGATTTAAATTTAGTTGGTAATGGTATAAAAGATAAAAAGGCAGAAGATATAATGAGTATGCCAGTAATAGTAAAGCAAGATATAAGTATATATGATGTAATAGTTAACATGTTCTTATCTGATGTAGGGAGTATATTTATAACTGATGATAACGAAAATTTATGTGGAGTAGTTTCTAGAAAAGATTTATTAAAAGCAACTATAGGTGGATCTGATATAAATAGGATTCCTATAGGTATGATAATGACTAGAACTCCAAATGTAATCACAGCTAATAGAGATGAAGATATTTTATTAGTTATAAAGAAAATCATAGAGCATGAAGTTGATTCATTACCAGTAGTTGAAAATAACGAAGATGGAATGAAGTTGAGAGTAGTTGGAAGAATCTCAAAGACAAGTATAACAAAGTTATTTTTAGAGATGCTTGACAACTAA
- a CDS encoding pyruvate, water dikinase regulatory protein, with translation MENLIIYVISDSVGETAQQVAKAAISQFMINDNYEIRRFPYVVDKKFLIEILNSGKNENAIIIYTLVDESLSTLTREYCLTEGLSNIDLMSPILTEIAKKTDKKPKREPGIIRKLDESYFKRVEAIEFAVKYDDGKDPRGVLKSDIVLVGISRTSKTPLSMYLANKNIKVANVPLVPEIPLPKELDDINPNKIIGLTNTPEKLNKIRQERLKVLGLSSNANYANIERILQELEYSDTIMKRLGCPVIDVSNKAIEETAGIILDLIKENGINTVKVKDKK, from the coding sequence ATGGAAAATTTAATTATATACGTAATATCAGATTCTGTAGGTGAAACAGCTCAGCAAGTTGCTAAAGCTGCAATCTCTCAATTCATGATAAATGATAATTATGAAATAAGAAGATTTCCCTATGTAGTAGATAAAAAATTCTTAATTGAGATATTAAATAGTGGAAAAAATGAAAATGCTATAATTATATATACTTTAGTAGATGAATCTCTATCAACATTGACTAGAGAATATTGTTTAACAGAAGGTCTTAGTAATATAGATCTAATGTCTCCAATTTTAACTGAAATAGCTAAAAAGACTGATAAGAAGCCTAAAAGGGAGCCTGGTATTATAAGAAAGCTAGATGAATCTTACTTTAAGAGAGTTGAAGCTATAGAATTTGCAGTAAAATATGACGATGGTAAAGATCCTAGAGGGGTTTTAAAATCAGACATAGTTTTAGTTGGTATATCAAGAACATCTAAGACTCCTCTTAGTATGTATTTAGCAAATAAGAATATAAAGGTTGCAAATGTTCCATTAGTTCCAGAAATACCATTACCAAAAGAACTAGATGATATAAATCCTAATAAGATAATAGGTCTTACAAATACACCAGAAAAGCTAAATAAAATAAGACAAGAAAGATTAAAAGTATTAGGTTTATCTAGTAATGCAAATTATGCAAACATAGAAAGAATATTACAAGAATTAGAGTACTCAGATACTATAATGAAAAGGTTAGGTTGTCCAGTAATTGATGTATCAAATAAGGCTATAGAAGAGACTGCTGGAATAATATTAGACCTTATAAAAGAAAATGGAATAAATACAGTAAAAGTCAAAGATAAAAAATAA
- a CDS encoding zinc ribbon domain-containing protein, which translates to MVKCPRCGKEVSSRPGTICPRCGLNVSEVNAKIRCPEQNCRALVSKKLEYCPKCGCKLRGYKFNELMRMARNKIDEVLYDDKE; encoded by the coding sequence ATGGTCAAATGTCCGAGATGTGGAAAAGAAGTATCATCAAGACCTGGTACAATTTGTCCAAGATGTGGGCTTAATGTTTCTGAGGTTAATGCGAAGATAAGATGTCCAGAACAAAACTGTAGAGCTTTAGTTTCTAAAAAATTAGAGTATTGTCCAAAGTGTGGATGCAAATTAAGAGGATATAAGTTTAATGAATTAATGAGGATGGCTAGAAATAAGATTGACGAGGTATTATATGATGATAAAGAATAG
- the glyQ gene encoding glycine--tRNA ligase subunit alpha, with product MNFQEMILALQNYWSKQGCIMMQPYDVEKGAGTMNPNTLLRSLGPEPWSVCYVEPSRRPADGRYGENPNRLYQHHQFQVILKPSPDNIQELYLGSLEAIGINPLEHDIRFVEDNWESTTVGAWGLGWEVWLDGMEITQFTYFQQVGGIECELETGEITYGLERLAMYIQEVDSVYDLKWNDHITYGDVFKQAEYENSVYAFEECDADMLFNLFDTYEKEALKLIERGLVVPSYDYVLKCSHTFNTLDARGAIGVSQRASFIGRVRNMARAVSSLYVKQREEMGYPLLKEGDK from the coding sequence ATGAATTTTCAAGAGATGATACTTGCGCTACAAAATTACTGGTCAAAACAAGGATGTATAATGATGCAACCATATGACGTTGAAAAAGGAGCTGGGACTATGAACCCAAATACTCTTTTAAGATCATTAGGACCAGAGCCTTGGAGTGTATGTTATGTAGAACCATCTAGAAGACCTGCAGATGGGAGATATGGAGAAAATCCAAATAGATTATACCAACATCATCAATTCCAAGTTATATTAAAACCATCTCCAGATAATATACAAGAACTATATTTAGGTAGTTTAGAGGCTATAGGAATAAATCCTTTAGAGCATGATATAAGATTTGTTGAAGATAACTGGGAATCAACTACAGTTGGAGCTTGGGGACTTGGATGGGAAGTTTGGCTAGATGGAATGGAAATAACTCAATTTACATATTTCCAACAAGTTGGAGGTATAGAATGCGAGCTTGAGACTGGAGAAATTACATACGGCTTAGAGAGACTTGCGATGTATATACAAGAGGTAGATAGTGTTTATGACTTAAAGTGGAACGATCACATAACTTATGGAGATGTATTTAAGCAAGCTGAATATGAAAATTCTGTATATGCATTTGAAGAATGTGATGCAGATATGTTATTTAACTTGTTCGATACATATGAAAAAGAGGCTTTGAAACTTATAGAAAGAGGATTAGTAGTTCCTTCTTATGATTATGTATTAAAGTGCTCACATACATTCAATACTTTAGATGCAAGAGGCGCTATAGGAGTTAGCCAAAGAGCATCATTTATAGGAAGAGTTAGAAATATGGCTAGAGCGGTTTCTTCTTTATATGTTAAACAAAGAGAGGAAATGGGATATCCTCTTTTAAAGGAAGGTGACAAATAA
- a CDS encoding DUF4342 domain-containing protein, translating into MSSKITIESIDAVYQRIPNATYSEAKEALQQCDGDVLEAIILLESKKGTSGVKKAKKTVEDVFGKDGEQIKFQLKELLRKSSVIRVIVDKNGKTIINIPLTVGVVGLALGPLVTLAGLSVAMIGKCNIKVENEDDGTTVDLGELTEEKLNILKDMISHAAKDVKDVVNEKNKDDKDITDELIKETEIQKKEDKEE; encoded by the coding sequence ATGAGTAGCAAAATAACCATAGAAAGTATAGATGCAGTATATCAAAGAATACCTAATGCTACGTATTCTGAAGCAAAAGAAGCATTACAACAATGTGATGGAGATGTTTTAGAAGCAATAATACTCCTAGAATCTAAAAAAGGAACTTCTGGAGTTAAGAAAGCTAAAAAAACAGTTGAAGATGTATTTGGAAAAGATGGAGAACAAATAAAATTTCAATTAAAAGAACTTCTTAGAAAAAGTAGTGTAATAAGAGTAATAGTAGATAAAAATGGAAAAACTATAATTAATATACCTTTAACAGTAGGAGTAGTAGGTCTAGCTTTAGGTCCATTAGTTACATTAGCAGGATTATCTGTAGCTATGATAGGGAAATGTAATATTAAAGTAGAAAATGAAGATGATGGAACTACTGTTGATTTAGGAGAATTAACTGAAGAAAAATTAAATATATTAAAAGATATGATAAGCCACGCGGCTAAAGACGTAAAAGATGTCGTTAATGAGAAAAATAAAGATGACAAAGACATAACAGATGAACTTATAAAGGAAACAGAAATTCAAAAAAAAGAAGATAAAGAAGAATAA
- the recO gene encoding DNA repair protein RecO, which produces MIILNTQGIVLKAVRYKENDVILTIFTRKLGKIAAMAKGAKKNKSSLLSSSQLFSYSNYTLKKYGNMYRVSQSDVIKSFYDLSYDLEAFSYATYITKLVESSTLENQTNNRLFVLLAQTLYLYTQENIDKQFITRAFELKFLDYIGFRPIVNRCSNCGSKDNQEYVFNSYEGGILCKTCSTIFDENQKIDITTVKLMEYILSNDILRCSKAKVSKYIIYELHRILKQYLMIYIDNINFKSLHLLHEIENNKGVDNYE; this is translated from the coding sequence ATGATAATCTTGAACACCCAAGGGATAGTTCTTAAAGCCGTTAGGTACAAAGAAAATGACGTAATCTTAACCATATTTACAAGAAAATTGGGGAAAATAGCTGCAATGGCTAAAGGGGCAAAAAAAAATAAAAGTTCATTGCTTTCATCATCGCAGCTCTTTTCTTATTCAAATTATACTTTAAAAAAATATGGTAATATGTACAGAGTAAGTCAAAGTGATGTAATAAAAAGTTTTTATGACTTATCTTATGATTTAGAAGCATTTTCATATGCTACGTATATTACTAAATTAGTCGAATCATCTACATTAGAAAATCAAACTAATAATAGATTATTTGTATTATTAGCTCAAACTTTATATTTATATACTCAAGAAAATATAGATAAGCAATTTATAACTAGAGCGTTTGAATTAAAGTTTTTGGATTACATAGGCTTTAGACCAATTGTGAATAGGTGTAGTAATTGCGGTTCTAAAGATAATCAAGAATATGTTTTTAATTCATATGAAGGTGGAATATTATGTAAAACATGTAGTACTATTTTTGATGAAAATCAAAAAATTGATATAACAACTGTAAAGCTTATGGAATATATATTAAGTAATGACATATTAAGATGTAGCAAAGCAAAAGTGTCAAAATATATTATCTATGAGTTACATCGTATACTAAAACAGTATCTTATGATTTATATTGATAATATTAATTTTAAATCGCTACACTTATTACATGAAATAGAAAATAATAAGGGAGTTGATAATTATGAGTAG
- the mgtE gene encoding magnesium transporter: MDRKQDISKDLLSEVKSLIDNNKILELRELLEEYHIIDIFDIMEYLDEDMKVKLFEVLPIDMSASILEECDVELFKTILSKLDIEHRKNILELMSLDDMADMLSQLEEDERQGVMELLSQEDADDVKELLIYEEDSSGGIMTTGYIEVNKDMTAKEAIEHLRKNALDAETIYYIYVVDNDEKLVGVISLRELITARDSNIVEELMSENIISVYVDEDREEAVRLVSKYDLLAIPVIDRHKKIKGIITVDDIIDVMEEEATEDMYKFAGSSEHEVELIEKINPTPREQIFSSVRARITWLIITLIGGLISTAIISNLDFITNPKYAPIIFFIPVVIGMGGNIGTQSSALTVMTLSNKNLDYTNVIREGVVGIITGILCSIIIAVAAFIFIKDKGIVLVVSLSLFINMIVGAMIGAFMPALLKRMDVDPSIISAPLISTLLDITGVTVYFIITSLVLSKIV; the protein is encoded by the coding sequence ATGGATAGGAAACAAGATATTTCCAAGGATTTACTAAGTGAAGTTAAGTCTTTAATTGATAACAATAAAATATTGGAGTTAAGGGAATTACTTGAAGAGTATCATATAATAGATATATTCGATATAATGGAATATCTAGATGAAGATATGAAAGTTAAGTTATTTGAGGTACTTCCAATAGATATGTCAGCTTCAATATTAGAAGAATGTGATGTTGAATTATTTAAAACAATATTATCAAAATTAGATATAGAACATCGTAAAAATATATTAGAATTAATGTCTCTAGATGATATGGCAGATATGTTAAGTCAATTAGAAGAAGACGAAAGACAAGGCGTAATGGAACTTTTAAGCCAAGAAGATGCAGATGATGTAAAAGAATTATTAATATATGAAGAAGATTCTTCTGGTGGAATAATGACTACAGGATATATAGAAGTAAACAAAGATATGACAGCTAAAGAAGCTATAGAACATCTGAGAAAGAATGCATTAGATGCTGAAACTATTTATTATATTTACGTTGTAGATAATGACGAAAAATTAGTTGGAGTTATATCTTTAAGAGAATTAATAACAGCAAGGGATTCTAATATTGTTGAAGAACTGATGAGTGAAAATATCATATCGGTATATGTAGATGAAGATAGAGAAGAAGCTGTTAGATTAGTATCAAAATATGACTTGTTAGCTATTCCTGTAATAGATAGACATAAAAAAATAAAAGGTATAATAACTGTAGATGATATAATAGATGTAATGGAAGAAGAAGCTACAGAAGATATGTATAAGTTTGCGGGTTCATCAGAACATGAAGTGGAATTAATAGAAAAAATTAATCCTACGCCAAGAGAACAAATTTTTTCTTCTGTTAGAGCTAGAATTACATGGCTTATAATTACCTTAATAGGAGGATTAATATCTACAGCTATAATATCTAATTTAGACTTCATAACTAATCCCAAATATGCACCGATAATATTTTTTATACCAGTAGTAATCGGTATGGGTGGAAATATAGGAACACAATCGTCAGCTCTAACTGTTATGACATTATCAAATAAAAATTTAGACTATACAAATGTTATAAGAGAAGGGGTAGTTGGGATTATTACAGGTATATTATGTAGTATTATAATAGCAGTAGCAGCGTTTATTTTTATAAAAGATAAAGGTATTGTTTTAGTTGTATCACTATCTTTATTTATAAATATGATAGTAGGTGCGATGATTGGTGCATTTATGCCAGCATTATTGAAGAGAATGGATGTAGATCCATCTATAATTTCAGCACCGTTAATATCAACTTTACTTGATATTACAGGAGTAACTGTGTATTTTATAATAACTTCTCTTGTATTGTCAAAAATTGTATAA
- a CDS encoding YqzL family protein, with product MNNLCWDIFKKTGSIEAFLYLNDFKNINEENNQSREIDSNYDNLEHPRDSS from the coding sequence ATGAACAATTTGTGTTGGGATATTTTTAAAAAGACTGGAAGTATAGAAGCCTTTTTATACTTGAACGATTTTAAAAACATCAATGAAGAAAATAATCAGTCGAGGGAGATAGATAGCAATTATGATAATCTTGAACACCCAAGGGATAGTTCTTAA